In Ascaphus truei isolate aAscTru1 chromosome 12, aAscTru1.hap1, whole genome shotgun sequence, the following are encoded in one genomic region:
- the LOC142464222 gene encoding CD59 glycoprotein-like: protein MSGNWWVHAGVVLVLLALCSYAGALTCYNCKSYSAEKCQSNTECTVEEDACLQLSRTDGATWYQCYPYSKCNRDRIATDFRINNFSYKCCQSNLCNGSVRAGLANAALLLSLTAALILHFSR, encoded by the exons ATGAGCGGTAATTGGTGGGTCCATGCTGGTGTGGTTCTGGTACTGCTCGCTCTGTGTAGTTATG CTGGTGCTTTGACGTGTTACAACTGTAAATCGTATTCTGCTGAGAAATGCCAGAGCAACACTGAGTGTACAGTAGAGGAAgatgcctgcctgcagctctccaGAACGG atgGCGCAACATGGTACCAATGCTATCCTTACTCCAAGTGTAATCGGGATCGGATAGCCACAGACTTTCGCATCAACAACTTCTCCTACAAGTGCTGCCAAAGTAATCTGTGTAACGGCAGCGTCCGCGCCGGTCTGGCTAACGCAGCTCTGCTCCTCAGTTTGACCGCGGCGCTTATCCTGCATTTCTCTCGCTGA